The genomic stretch cacaagaagcaaacattttttGGTACAAATTCATTCGCATAGTATGTAATTAGACATGCCACCGCGATCCCGCGCCTTTTCTTTTCCCGCGGTTTTTTGAATTCCGAAAAACTAAAGCAGAAACACGCCGTCGTGATTCCCGCGCCTTTTCTATTCCCGCGTATTTCCGAATACTGAAAATTCAAAAAGAtatcaaatgaaaaaaaaaacacctcAAGCTGTAACCATGAAAAGAAACCAGCACACTCCACACACCATTTCAGCCGAAAACCAAATCCCAGCCCTGTCCGCTCCGTTTCGAATTTCGAAATCCGAAATGAAACCCTTCCAAAAAAGGGCCAGACCCCACAGCGCAACTACTTGCCCTTTTCGAATTTTACCCAAGCCGAGCTCCAGCTCACACCACCCGATAAAACCCCCCACCCGGCCCAACCTTCTACTCGTCTCACTGACAGGCGGGTCCAAACCTGCCGGGTCCCACCTGTCGGCGGAAGACAGGAGGAAACGGGCGGGTCGAGCACGCTCGGACACGACCCCGAAAAATTTGAAACCGGCAGTAACCCACCGTTTCGATCCCGCCCGCGCGGCGCGGCCCGGTCTCGCTGCCACTGGGGCCCACCCGTCAGGCCTCCACCTTTTAACGCCAGTCcaattctcttctctctcccatcTCATTCTGTCTCTCTCTCCCCAATCTCCGAGCCGCGAGCTCCCGAACCCTAGCTCGCTCGCGCGCCCGCGCCGGCCATGGCTCTCGTCGTGTACGCGTGAGCAGGGATCTACCAACTTTCCGTGGCGGCGGGGCGGGTAGTCTGCGGCCGAGAGAGAGAGGCGGGCGGAGATGGAGGCGAGGCGGATCTCGGCGAGCCCGCGGCCGTGCAACGGCCGGCGGGTGGTGGCCAGGAAGCGGCCCAGGCACGAGGCGCCCGTCAGCAGCGTCAGGAAGCTCCAGCGCAGGGAGATCAGCTCGCGACGCGACCGCTCCTTCGCCATGAACTCCGCGCACGAGCGATTCCGCAACATTCAGCTGCAGGTACGCCTCGCCTTTCCTACCTCTGCTCCCGTTtcgtttcctttttttctttcggGTCGCGCGTGCCTGCGGCGAGGTTTTGGGTTGCTGGGAAATCCCGGGCGGATTAGCTTGGATTCGAGCAGCTGCCGGGGTGCGGGGAGTCTGGGTGGGCATACTAGGCAGGGAAAACTCAGATCTTGTTAGGTTCCCGTTACCACCTAGGGGTAATTGGGGTCGTACTGAGTTGGTGAGTGATATGCCGCGCTTGTTATGCTCGATGGGGAGAATACGTTTCTCCATCAGCTTCCAGTGTAATTGAGATTTGTGGACATGGCCAACCGGTTGCCTAGTTGAGCAGATGTGCACCAGATGGCTGTCCTGTGCATTGGGATCCATTCTTTCTGTCTTGTCATGCAGATTTGTGGTTCAGTTTAGGGCATTGCTGATAGACATGCTATCACATCACGTTAGTACCCTCTTTCTGGGAAATCATCGGATAATTCTATATCATCAACGTATTAGATTTATGTTGTGTGTACCCCTTCCTATTTGTTGAATTGCTGCAATCCACATAGAAGATGGCAGATGTTATATGCCTCCAAGATAAATCGTTTGTTCAAGTTATCTAATGACTGTTTGATGCCAAGCTAGGCCTATGTGTGCTGGAAATCAGTTGCCCATCTATTACATGATTGCCGCCAATAGGCGTCTCTGTCCAGGACTCCTGGTTATTCATTGCATTGGTCACATTACATTGCTCAGATAACCAATTTAGTGGTGTTTCGCCTGCACTGATCGAAGGGGGCACCTTGTTTTCAACGAAACCGAATGCTTGTCATCACCAGCACTTGCGGTGCTTCATAAGCCACACCTATTAGaactgctaaacttgagcttcttCTCATCATGTAACAATTGGTTTTAACCTCCCTCATCaggtttcttgtttttgcttctgACAATGCTCATTTGATTTCACTTTCAGGAAGAGTTCGACACTCATGATCCCAAGGAGAACAGTTCGCTACTACCCTACGTGAGGAAAAGGTCTAAAATTATCGAGATAGTTGCAGCAAAAGATATAGTTTTCGCTTTATCACAGTCAGGAGTATGCGCTGCTTTTAGTAGAGGTATGCTTGTATTCTTGCTGTGCTTCTGGGCATCGTACCGTCATACTGAGATGCTCTCCTTATGTTTCCAGTGACAAATAAGAGAATATGCTTTCTGAACGGGAGTCCTGATGAGGTTGTTCGTAGTTTGTTCTACAACAAGAACAATGATTCACTCATTACTGTGTCAGTATATGGCTCTGAAAATTTCAGTGCCCTGCGATGCAAGACAACTCGCATAGAGTGAGTTTTGTGTCCATATGTCCTTCACCAGTGAATATCTGTTTCTTTCATCTTGATTATGACCCTGTTCACCTGTTTCAAGGTATATACGCCGTGGAAAGCCAGATGCTGGTTATCCTCTCTTTGAGACAGAGTCCTTGAAATGGCCTGGATTTGTGGAGTTTGATGATGTTAATGGGAAGGTTTTAACCTATTCTGCTCAAGACAGGTACTTCAACTTCTGTAATGTCTATAAATGCCCTTTCTGGAACTGCCCTGATTGCATCTCATTTTGTCAACAGCACTTACAAGGTGTTCGACTTGAAAAACTACACATTGCTGTATTCCATATCTGACAAGAATGTTCAAGAAATAAAGATAAGGTACTTATCTTTTCTCTTCCTTTCATTCAGTCCTTGTTTGAAAAATGCTATGTTATCACTTAAATGCCTCTTTTACGAACCACAAAGCTGCCAAATATCTTGCTATCAATAACAAATGGAAGCTAGAAATTATTTATGTAATGCACATGCAGAGGCTAGTAAAAAGTAATTCGTTTTTTGTACGGATGTGTGGTTACATTTGTCTAATTACTTGTCAACTTGTGACAGTCCTGGCATAATGCTATTGATTTATACAAGAACAAGCAGCTCTATTCCTCTGAAGATTCTTTCTATTGAGGATGGTACAGTTCTGAAGTTCTTCAACCACCTTCTCCATCGGAATAAGAAGGTGGATTTCATTGAACAATTCAATGAAAAGCTCTTGGTCAAGCAGGATGGGGAGAATCTTCAAATACTTGATGTATGTATCTTCTTAATTTACAAGTGCCCAGAATCAATCAGAACACCTCTTGCTTAGTGCTTATCGTTTACTCACATCATTGTAGGTACGGAACTTCCAGTTGACTGAAGTGAGCAGTACTGAGTTCATGACTCCATCTGCCTTCATCTTTCTGTATGAACTCCAGTTATTTTTGACTTTCCGGAATCGATCTGTGGCAGTTTGGAATTTCCGTGGTGAACTAGTAACATCATTTGAGGATCACCTGTTGTGGCACCCTGACTGCAATACCAATAACATATACATAACTAGTGATCAAGATCTTATTATTTCTTACTGCAAGGCTGATTCCAGTGATTCATCTTCAGAAGAAAATGGTAAGATATGATTACTTTCATTGTTTGTTGGAGGATATATTGTGTAGTTTGTCAGATGGCAGATGGAGTCATTTTCTTCTAAATGATGTTACAGTTGAATCAGTGGCTGTTGCATCTTGCTAGCTATCTGTAGTTTTGGTTTTCTTTCACAATCTTTGTTTGTCCATTCTTGATCTGTACACTTCTGGCATTGAGTTAATTTAATTAGACCTGCCATTGTATCATCTCATGCATTCTCATTGACATCTCACCACCTGTCACCAGATAAATGAGCATGATACTCACATTTGTGGTTGTGGATAACATAACTTTTCTTTGTTTGCTCATGTGCAGCTGGCTCTATAAACATCAGCAACATACTGACAGGGAAATGCTTGGCCAAAATAAAGGCTGGGGACTTCAGCAAGCAAAAGAAGACGTGGAAGTTCCAGAGTACAATCACAGAAGCTCTTGAGGACATCACAGCTCTGTACTATGATGAAGAGCGTGATGAGATCTACACGGGCAACCGTCATGGCCTTGTTCATGTTTGGGCAAATTGAGAGCTGAAACAGCAGATTTTAGGGACAAGGTGTTGCTCATTTGCAACCAGATCATTTAACAACAAAACCTCAGGTGGTGCTGACCATGAAGAGGTCTCAAGTCTCCAGTCATTAGACATTTATTCATGTGAATTGTGGTGTCCAGCCGTTCTTGTTGTAGAGTTAGAACCTGTGGTGTGTTGTACCCTGTAGTGAGCTCTCAAGCTGAAATAGATTTCATAGTGAGCTCTCAAGCTGTATGTACCTTCCTGGTAGTTAACTCTGCTACCTGAAATAGTGAATCTCATTCTGTCAATGAGTTTGGTGTAGGTTGCTCTGGACAAGTATAACGAAGGGAGGGACACATTGTAAAAGAGATACATTATCTTATAATCAAAAAGACATCCTGTTAGGCTGTTACGTCTTTTGCTACTGGTTAGGGGTTATACATTCATTTTTTAGGGCAGCCATCAGAAAATGCCACAGAAAAGGGATAGGGGCAAAATATATGTTTATGCCAGGTGGGAATGAGATGGTTTGTTTCTAGCGGTTGCCTTGCTCCGAATTAAAGGTTGAATTCAATCCTAGCAATAAAAGACTTCCAGTTTGTTTCTGTAACAATAATCATAATAGCTTCCAATATGATTGGCCCAAATCCAACTAAGATGGGCCAGATGCTACAGGTATTTAAGTTCTCTGACCTACAAGGAAAAACATAGTACACCTCTTTTTAGTTTAGATTAGAACAATTGGATTTGCACACACGAAAATACCTTCAAATCTAAACATTGATACTTCTTAATATGACAGAAAATAACACCTTTTAGCTAGAATATATTGAAGCTTTTGACACGAATATTCACTTTCAACAAGATTAGATCAGCTAAGACTAATGTCCTCTAGATTAAAACAATATTCACTTTTGCAACACGAATATTCTACTTTGGGACAAGACCAAAGAAGGGTTCGACAAGTCGGCAACTCATGCCAATAGTTGGGCGGGTTTCTCCTTCCCGGAATGGTGGACCATGATAAC from Lolium rigidum isolate FL_2022 chromosome 4, APGP_CSIRO_Lrig_0.1, whole genome shotgun sequence encodes the following:
- the LOC124707691 gene encoding uncharacterized protein LOC124707691, which produces MEARRISASPRPCNGRRVVARKRPRHEAPVSSVRKLQRREISSRRDRSFAMNSAHERFRNIQLQEEFDTHDPKENSSLLPYVRKRSKIIEIVAAKDIVFALSQSGVCAAFSRVTNKRICFLNGSPDEVVRSLFYNKNNDSLITVSVYGSENFSALRCKTTRIEYIRRGKPDAGYPLFETESLKWPGFVEFDDVNGKVLTYSAQDSTYKVFDLKNYTLLYSISDKNVQEIKISPGIMLLIYTRTSSSIPLKILSIEDGTVLKFFNHLLHRNKKVDFIEQFNEKLLVKQDGENLQILDVRNFQLTEVSSTEFMTPSAFIFLYELQLFLTFRNRSVAVWNFRGELVTSFEDHLLWHPDCNTNNIYITSDQDLIISYCKADSSDSSSEENAGSINISNILTGKCLAKIKAGDFSKQKKTWKFQSTITEALEDITALYYDEERDEIYTGNRHGLVHVWAN